A window of the Halobacterium hubeiense genome harbors these coding sequences:
- a CDS encoding DUF2150 family protein, translating into MSAPEEEFYSEERWQNWLDRLRDEDIDPEDEDSARLLLNLQDDVAIAVAKILKAYDNDAIDDEEALDELTDIREVVLSEPDFEDEDKLMLVDGVQTSLVCVFYSAEQYLADGVADETDVTGYVQAAVEAEQEEDLDRALGLSACAGTRVIDGDDLDMDVLDDVEYGLVTEWVNGLDSLQSALSDPEVIEDDD; encoded by the coding sequence ATGAGTGCCCCCGAGGAGGAGTTCTACTCCGAGGAACGCTGGCAGAACTGGCTCGACCGGCTGCGCGACGAGGACATCGACCCCGAGGACGAGGACTCCGCGCGCCTCCTGTTGAACCTCCAGGACGACGTCGCCATCGCGGTCGCGAAGATTCTGAAGGCGTACGACAACGACGCCATCGACGACGAGGAAGCCCTCGACGAGCTCACCGACATCCGCGAGGTCGTGCTCTCCGAGCCCGACTTCGAGGACGAGGACAAGCTCATGCTCGTGGACGGCGTCCAGACGAGTCTGGTCTGCGTGTTCTACAGCGCCGAGCAGTACCTCGCCGACGGCGTCGCCGACGAGACCGACGTCACCGGCTACGTGCAGGCCGCCGTCGAAGCCGAACAGGAGGAGGACCTCGACCGCGCGCTCGGCCTGAGCGCCTGCGCCGGCACGCGCGTCATCGACGGCGACGACCTCGACATGGACGTCCTCGACGACGTCGAGTACGGCCTCGTCACGGAGTGGGTCAACGGCCTCGATAGCCTCCAGAGCGCGCTCTCGGACCCCGAAGTCATCGAGGACGACGACTGA
- a CDS encoding type IV pilin — MNSARGQSTQVGAVLLVAVVVSVSAVGGTVVLDRVDSGADAPTVDLDGRLTAEAGGVALSLTNMGGATVPYRDLSVVVQAGGASDRVATESVGSERSLAPGETWRPSLAVDASAGDVVSVYAVHEPSGELLFEDERRVASDNDALSASLSVDSAAIETPGSTTLTATANHSGGESATFEWAVVDGGAYASLSANTGDRVTLAASSVTTTQTVTVRVTAAAGDQSTTRTVDVTLTPAPDTDAPAVTVLASSRSPESMLVAVSSDERLASLTVGVDGPDDETLALTDFSRRGDGPGFVYERALDDVAAGTYEVTVERAADDAGNDGAGSRDFVDVEAADEDENEEADDGEWFREWFRDWLDDWAGGWFDWESNTWRDWFDDGG; from the coding sequence GTGAATTCGGCTCGGGGACAGTCGACGCAGGTGGGCGCCGTGTTGCTGGTCGCGGTCGTCGTCAGCGTCTCGGCGGTCGGCGGCACGGTCGTCCTCGACCGCGTGGACTCGGGCGCCGACGCGCCGACCGTCGACCTCGACGGCCGGCTCACCGCCGAGGCCGGCGGCGTCGCGCTCTCGCTCACGAACATGGGTGGTGCGACCGTCCCGTATCGCGACCTGTCGGTGGTCGTCCAAGCCGGCGGCGCCAGCGACCGCGTCGCGACCGAGTCCGTCGGTAGCGAGCGCTCGCTCGCGCCCGGTGAAACGTGGCGGCCGTCGCTGGCAGTGGACGCGTCCGCTGGCGACGTCGTCTCCGTCTACGCGGTTCACGAGCCGTCCGGCGAACTGCTGTTCGAGGACGAGAGACGGGTCGCCAGCGACAACGACGCGCTCTCGGCGTCGCTGTCCGTCGACAGCGCGGCCATCGAGACGCCCGGCTCGACGACACTCACCGCGACGGCGAACCACTCCGGCGGGGAGTCGGCGACGTTCGAGTGGGCAGTCGTCGACGGCGGCGCGTACGCGTCGCTGTCCGCGAACACCGGCGACCGCGTGACCCTCGCGGCGTCGAGCGTGACCACGACGCAGACTGTGACGGTTCGAGTGACCGCCGCGGCCGGCGACCAGTCGACGACTCGAACTGTGGACGTGACGCTGACGCCCGCGCCGGACACGGACGCGCCGGCGGTCACGGTGCTGGCGAGTTCGCGGTCGCCGGAGTCGATGCTGGTCGCGGTGTCCTCGGACGAACGACTCGCGTCACTCACGGTCGGCGTCGACGGGCCGGACGACGAGACGCTCGCGCTCACGGACTTCTCGCGCCGCGGCGACGGCCCCGGTTTCGTCTACGAGCGCGCGCTTGACGACGTCGCCGCCGGCACGTACGAAGTCACTGTCGAGCGAGCCGCAGACGACGCCGGCAACGACGGCGCGGGCAGCCGGGACTTCGTGGACGTCGAAGCGGCCGACGAGGACGAGAACGAGGAAGCGGACGACGGCGAGTGGTTCCGCGAGTGGTTCCGCGACTGGCTCGACGACTGGGCCGGCGGCTGGTTCGACTGGGAGAGCAACACGTGGCGGGACTGGTTCGACGACGGAGGATGA
- a CDS encoding PA14 domain-containing protein codes for MNWRGDDRAQSVQVGAILLFATLVIALSIYQATVVPSQNADVEYQHSQTTQNQLTDVRNGILRSAATGTTQPASVTLGTQYPSRVFLMNPPPATGTLSTSDAEELRLTNVAASNPETDDFFESRSDAWRSQTKTLSYEPDYNEYDNAPTLLYESSILSNYYPNSDGEPAVPLSDQLLVNEDSKTITLVALNGSLSTTRASSVSVEPAALSAPYQSIPVEPDSGTTMTLTVPTRVSPGTLASRTSLSAANVSPGPTPNTVNVTLTGEYTLRTAKVGVGTGTTEPGARYLTTPRDDRTVQSGETFTVVARDAFNNPVEGGVEVSLNTSAVEESNTTFVSEDGTATFTYTGGNQDFRATIDGSGDEYEVVFEGSARSVGPGNGTGSTTLAWDTARIQSTNPNVNCDGDRCEWRGGLSNPRDIELFADYGDGRQFASTSFATNGTGVVTNLNPNPGYSDSTGTASTTATVSNTGSVKVYATGANTEDVFTLNVSDTGPEEQGVYYRYYEGDYGGGGMPNFDTQTPVETGTIGTFDIDAADRRADNFGYQFTAYIDVSETGSYTFYTNSDDGSRLFIDGNRVVDNPGEHPPQEQSGTVTLSEGRHNVTVTYFEAGGGQELTASWEGPGITKQEIPTSVLTPRAPSGGDSAGPPSTINNVEYEGGLTTMESQSGVQFDIRNVGSQFARVAAVVLESASSDTEYLYNAGGREVEVFGGDSVGYATDQTRAQDAYQADGTTGIDFTQNAVLSTSEGGETATVSLRDFGSKSSPNSNTHTEYDFSGLTRVASGDDWDVSVTMQFENRGDVTYYFQEA; via the coding sequence ATGAACTGGCGAGGGGACGACCGAGCGCAGTCCGTCCAAGTCGGGGCGATACTGCTGTTCGCCACGCTCGTCATCGCGCTCTCCATCTACCAGGCGACGGTCGTCCCCTCGCAGAACGCCGACGTCGAGTACCAGCACAGCCAGACCACGCAGAACCAGCTGACCGACGTGCGGAACGGGATTCTGCGGTCGGCGGCGACCGGGACGACCCAGCCCGCGTCGGTGACGCTGGGCACCCAGTACCCCTCCCGGGTCTTTCTGATGAACCCGCCGCCGGCGACGGGGACGCTCAGCACGAGCGACGCCGAGGAGCTACGGCTCACGAACGTCGCGGCGAGCAACCCCGAGACGGACGACTTCTTCGAGAGCCGGAGCGACGCGTGGCGCTCGCAGACGAAGACGCTGTCCTACGAGCCCGACTACAACGAGTACGACAACGCGCCGACCCTCCTCTACGAGTCCTCGATACTCTCGAACTACTATCCGAACAGCGACGGCGAGCCCGCGGTCCCGCTGTCGGACCAGCTGCTCGTCAACGAGGACTCGAAGACGATTACGCTCGTCGCGCTGAACGGCTCGCTCTCGACGACCCGAGCGAGTTCAGTGAGTGTCGAACCGGCGGCGCTGAGCGCGCCCTATCAGTCGATTCCCGTCGAGCCCGACTCCGGAACTACGATGACGCTGACGGTGCCGACGCGGGTGTCCCCGGGGACGCTCGCGAGCCGCACGAGCCTGAGCGCCGCCAACGTGAGTCCGGGGCCGACGCCGAACACGGTGAACGTGACGCTCACCGGCGAGTACACGCTCCGCACCGCGAAAGTCGGCGTGGGAACTGGGACGACCGAGCCGGGAGCGCGGTATCTCACGACGCCCCGAGACGACAGGACCGTACAGAGCGGCGAGACGTTCACAGTTGTCGCCCGTGACGCATTCAACAATCCGGTGGAGGGCGGCGTGGAAGTCTCACTAAACACGTCGGCAGTCGAGGAGTCCAACACCACGTTCGTCTCCGAGGACGGGACAGCCACGTTCACGTACACCGGCGGGAATCAGGACTTCCGCGCGACGATTGACGGAAGCGGCGACGAATACGAGGTCGTTTTCGAGGGGAGTGCGCGCTCCGTCGGGCCCGGGAACGGAACTGGGAGCACCACGCTGGCTTGGGATACAGCCCGCATTCAGTCGACGAACCCGAACGTCAACTGTGATGGGGACCGCTGTGAGTGGCGCGGCGGCCTCAGTAACCCCCGAGACATCGAGCTATTTGCAGACTACGGCGATGGCCGGCAGTTCGCGAGTACGAGTTTCGCGACGAACGGAACGGGGGTGGTGACGAACCTGAATCCGAACCCGGGTTACTCCGATTCGACGGGAACCGCTAGCACGACAGCGACGGTCAGCAACACCGGGTCGGTGAAAGTCTACGCGACCGGGGCAAACACCGAGGACGTGTTCACGCTCAACGTGAGCGACACCGGACCGGAAGAGCAGGGGGTCTACTACCGGTACTACGAGGGAGACTACGGCGGCGGTGGCATGCCCAACTTCGATACCCAGACACCGGTGGAGACGGGCACGATCGGGACGTTCGACATCGACGCTGCCGACCGGCGCGCGGACAACTTCGGGTACCAGTTCACCGCTTACATCGACGTGTCGGAGACTGGGTCCTACACGTTCTACACGAACTCGGACGACGGGAGTCGGCTGTTCATCGACGGGAACCGGGTCGTAGACAACCCCGGCGAGCACCCGCCCCAAGAGCAGTCCGGGACGGTGACGCTCTCGGAGGGGCGTCACAACGTCACCGTAACGTACTTCGAGGCGGGCGGCGGGCAGGAGTTGACGGCGTCGTGGGAGGGGCCGGGAATCACTAAGCAGGAGATTCCGACCAGCGTATTGACGCCGCGGGCTCCGAGCGGCGGTGATAGCGCCGGTCCGCCTTCGACCATCAATAACGTCGAGTACGAGGGCGGATTGACGACCATGGAGTCCCAGAGCGGCGTTCAGTTCGACATCCGGAACGTCGGTTCACAGTTCGCACGCGTGGCGGCCGTCGTCCTGGAGAGCGCGTCGAGTGACACCGAGTACCTCTACAATGCCGGCGGTCGGGAAGTCGAGGTGTTCGGCGGTGATTCGGTCGGGTACGCCACCGACCAGACGAGGGCTCAAGACGCGTACCAGGCCGACGGTACTACGGGTATCGACTTCACCCAAAACGCCGTGTTGTCGACTTCAGAGGGCGGCGAAACGGCGACGGTCTCCCTCCGGGACTTCGGCTCGAAGTCGAGCCCCAACTCGAACACTCATACCGAGTACGACTTCAGCGGACTGACTCGCGTCGCGTCGGGCGACGACTGGGACGTCTCCGTGACGATGCAGTTCGAGAACCGGGGCGACGTGACGTACTACTTCCAAGAAGCATAG
- the hmgB gene encoding hydroxymethylglutaryl-CoA synthase, with translation MTSVGIDAIEVRTGRLKLDLAETFAPEQGDDPEKYTKGLGLFSSSFPDAYEDIVTMGANAAHRLMERKGLEPEDVGRIDVATESSFDNSKPVSTYIAGCLEQVYDGDFHHANKGERKFACIAGTQSLDDAVNWILAGRNRGRGALVIATDTALYARDSSGEATQGAGAVAMYITEDPDLVELSTEQGYGSADETDFLKPNQQFPSVDGKRSVQVYLARMREALEDFERAAGDTHPDDYAFIPFHTPFPGMVRKAAVLGYRHMIRGTDVEDELADDIGRQPRRDDFDSREAFEEAMSDYVDDLKETDAYREWYGEAIDPTLSISSQVGNWYTGSVHIARVSALKHAVEEGRDLAGQKLLVASYGSGAQAEIHEETVQPGFEDELAELNVDEQVERRYDLSFSEYEQIHDRHNHEKSVELEPFTQPDSEFVFDGWGPMNERQYTYVE, from the coding sequence ATGACCAGCGTCGGCATCGACGCCATCGAAGTGCGAACGGGACGACTGAAACTCGACCTCGCGGAGACGTTCGCGCCCGAGCAGGGCGACGACCCCGAGAAGTACACGAAGGGGCTGGGGCTGTTCTCGTCGTCGTTCCCGGACGCCTACGAGGACATCGTGACGATGGGCGCGAACGCCGCCCACCGCCTGATGGAGCGCAAGGGTCTCGAACCCGAGGACGTGGGGCGCATCGACGTCGCGACGGAGTCGTCGTTCGACAACTCGAAGCCGGTGTCGACGTACATCGCGGGCTGTCTCGAACAGGTCTACGACGGGGACTTCCACCACGCGAACAAGGGCGAGCGGAAGTTCGCGTGCATCGCGGGGACGCAGAGCCTCGACGACGCGGTGAACTGGATTCTCGCGGGGCGGAACCGCGGCCGCGGCGCGCTCGTCATCGCGACCGACACCGCGCTGTACGCCCGGGACTCCTCGGGTGAGGCGACGCAGGGCGCGGGCGCCGTCGCGATGTACATCACCGAAGACCCGGACCTCGTGGAACTCTCCACCGAGCAGGGGTACGGCTCCGCGGACGAGACGGACTTCCTGAAGCCGAACCAGCAGTTCCCGAGCGTGGACGGCAAGCGCTCGGTGCAGGTGTACCTCGCGCGGATGCGCGAAGCCCTCGAGGACTTCGAGCGCGCGGCGGGCGACACCCACCCCGACGACTACGCGTTCATCCCGTTCCACACGCCGTTCCCCGGCATGGTGCGGAAGGCCGCGGTACTCGGGTATCGGCACATGATTCGCGGGACGGATGTCGAGGACGAACTCGCCGACGACATCGGTCGGCAGCCGCGCCGCGACGACTTCGACTCCCGCGAGGCGTTCGAGGAAGCGATGAGCGACTACGTGGACGACCTCAAGGAGACCGACGCGTACCGCGAGTGGTACGGGGAGGCCATCGACCCGACGCTCTCCATCTCCAGTCAGGTCGGGAACTGGTACACGGGCTCGGTGCACATCGCGCGCGTCAGCGCGCTCAAGCACGCCGTCGAAGAAGGCCGGGACCTCGCCGGGCAGAAGCTACTGGTGGCGTCGTACGGCTCCGGCGCGCAGGCCGAGATTCACGAGGAGACCGTCCAGCCCGGCTTCGAGGACGAGCTCGCGGAGCTGAACGTCGACGAGCAGGTCGAGCGCCGCTACGACCTCTCTTTCTCGGAGTACGAGCAGATTCACGACCGGCACAACCACGAGAAGAGCGTCGAGCTGGAGCCGTTCACGCAGCCGGACAGCGAGTTCGTCTTCGACGGCTGGGGCCCGATGAACGAGCGCCAGTACACGTACGTCGAGTAG
- a CDS encoding helix-turn-helix domain-containing protein has protein sequence MTDDPRADLAERIAGDITLSDDPGATLRKWRTDFDVSQTALAEELDVSSSVVSDYESGRRSSPGIALVTRVVEALLDIDERRGGDHIRQYGRVLSAGFDSDVVLDLQEYPTALPASDLYDAVGATEVVSGDRDTVTGHTVIDSIEAIRRLRSDEFYRLYGQSTSRVLSFTNVSRGESPLVALRVVNPTPNAVLLHGLSEDDLWEHAPALAQRDGYALAVTEMDIEEMLTALREHA, from the coding sequence ATGACCGACGACCCGCGCGCGGACCTCGCGGAGCGCATCGCCGGCGACATCACGCTCAGCGACGACCCTGGCGCCACGCTCCGGAAGTGGCGCACCGACTTCGACGTCTCCCAGACCGCCCTCGCCGAGGAGCTCGACGTTTCGTCGTCTGTCGTCTCCGACTACGAGAGCGGGCGCCGCTCCAGCCCCGGCATCGCGCTCGTCACGCGCGTCGTCGAGGCGCTGCTGGACATCGACGAGCGCCGCGGCGGCGACCACATCCGCCAGTACGGCCGCGTCCTCTCCGCGGGCTTCGACAGCGACGTCGTCCTCGACCTCCAGGAGTACCCGACCGCGCTCCCCGCCAGCGACCTCTACGACGCCGTCGGCGCCACCGAAGTCGTCTCCGGCGACCGCGACACCGTCACCGGCCACACCGTCATCGACTCCATCGAGGCCATCCGCCGCCTGCGCTCCGACGAGTTCTACCGGCTGTACGGCCAGTCCACGAGCCGCGTGCTCTCCTTTACGAACGTCTCCCGCGGCGAGAGCCCGCTGGTCGCGCTGCGCGTCGTCAACCCCACGCCGAACGCCGTCCTCCTCCACGGCCTCTCTGAGGACGACCTCTGGGAGCACGCGCCCGCGCTCGCCCAGCGCGACGGCTACGCGCTCGCCGTCACGGAGATGGACATCGAGGAGATGCTCACCGCGCTCCGCGAACACGCATGA
- a CDS encoding metal-dependent hydrolase, which produces MPSTVVHVAFGALVATALLREFDARMLAAVCAFAALPDVDTFIGVWIAGGHRALLHTALLPAVLGALVYWDTRRAESWLHGRFGRNGPHVAAVGVLALLFGGVLPDLMTNGVNLLYPVHDRFYTFAGSIELSSAEGVVQTFVDLGPDGSSVGGTTENTHYYTGVDLERGSDPAGAERVFPVVSSGLQLVVVLTAIAGVVGRFREAKR; this is translated from the coding sequence ATGCCTTCGACGGTCGTCCACGTGGCGTTCGGCGCGCTGGTGGCGACGGCGCTCCTGCGGGAGTTCGACGCGAGGATGCTCGCCGCCGTCTGCGCGTTCGCCGCGCTCCCGGACGTGGACACGTTCATCGGCGTCTGGATAGCCGGCGGCCACCGCGCGCTCCTGCACACGGCGCTGTTGCCCGCCGTGCTGGGCGCGCTCGTCTACTGGGATACGCGCCGCGCGGAGTCGTGGCTGCACGGGCGGTTCGGCCGGAACGGGCCGCACGTCGCCGCCGTGGGCGTGCTCGCGCTCCTGTTCGGCGGCGTCCTCCCGGACCTGATGACCAACGGCGTGAACCTCCTCTACCCCGTCCACGACCGCTTCTACACGTTCGCGGGGTCGATAGAGCTCTCCAGCGCGGAGGGGGTCGTCCAGACGTTCGTGGACCTCGGGCCGGACGGCAGCAGCGTCGGCGGGACGACCGAGAACACCCACTACTACACGGGTGTGGACTTGGAGCGCGGCAGCGACCCCGCGGGCGCCGAGCGCGTGTTCCCCGTCGTCTCCTCGGGCCTCCAGTTGGTCGTCGTGCTCACCGCAATCGCGGGCGTCGTCGGGCGGTTCCGAGAAGCCAAACGCTAA
- a CDS encoding GNAT family N-acetyltransferase gives MVRPYADADSDALWELKRGFETGLGEGTGDDAKQAAYEAKLDDDYRREWLAWVGRCVAENERCVQVAESDDGLAGYVFVLPESMAFVWDAAVLNEIYVAPEFRGTGVADDLMDAALGVAREQSLPLDRLVLDVDRQNERAKAFYERHGFQHWGEMVARDL, from the coding sequence ATGGTCAGACCGTACGCGGACGCGGACAGCGACGCCCTCTGGGAACTGAAACGGGGCTTCGAGACCGGACTCGGCGAAGGGACCGGCGACGACGCCAAGCAGGCCGCCTACGAGGCGAAACTCGACGACGACTACCGCCGCGAGTGGCTGGCGTGGGTGGGCCGCTGCGTCGCCGAGAACGAGCGGTGCGTCCAGGTCGCCGAGAGCGACGACGGGCTCGCGGGCTACGTGTTCGTGCTCCCCGAGTCGATGGCGTTCGTCTGGGACGCCGCCGTCCTCAACGAGATTTACGTCGCCCCCGAGTTCCGCGGGACGGGCGTCGCGGACGACCTGATGGACGCCGCGCTCGGCGTCGCGCGCGAGCAGTCGCTGCCGCTGGACCGGCTGGTGTTAGACGTGGACCGGCAGAACGAGCGCGCGAAGGCGTTCTACGAGCGACACGGCTTCCAGCACTGGGGCGAGATGGTCGCCCGCGACCTCTAG
- a CDS encoding amino acid permease, protein MSDDELAKDLGLVSAMTIGIGTMIGAGIFVLPGVAANAAGPIVVVSFVVGGVIAMVNALSVSELGTAMPKAGGGYYYINKALGPMFGSIAGMGDWMGLAFASAFYCIGFGQYLAVFVGLPAVAFLNPIQVGALVAGFLFVGVNYIGAKETGGIQTVIVFTLLSILTVFALAGFTTFDYATLVSEGGLAPYGTGAILPATALVFVSFLGYAKIATVAEELKNPGRNLPIAILGSVGIVTVVYAILVSIMLGVVPWPELSQDAPVAQAAEIAFPASIGPVSGVAAAAAAVMTVGALLATASSANASILASARINFAMGRDRIVTNWLNEIHPSYATPYRSILVTGGLIVVFIAALGQDIEVLSKAASVLHLIVYALMNVALIVFREADVPEYDPDFTVPFYPVTPILGAALSLGLVAFMDAREIALAAAFVAAALAWYFLYARSETTERGVLSNYIRRREDDLPDQVVEAADSVAPTGEEGPTVMVALSNPRTESALITLAGALAEHEGGRVLATHVVTVPDQTSLETAAERRAELDATSAELLSAAKADAEAFDVPIETQTILSHRGIEEVFDAARSNDADAVVMGYGGAQLAGGRAEGALDELTHDLPCDFLVFDGQEFDLSDVLVPTAGGPSSDLSAEVARALRETVGVDVSLLHVVDEGGADAGREFLADWAASHQLEDADLRVEVGGVEETISELAPAYSLVVVGATERGLLSRIVRGSLAFDTIERLETPVLLTERPSARSLRERLFGRW, encoded by the coding sequence ATGAGCGACGACGAACTCGCGAAAGACCTCGGGCTGGTCTCCGCGATGACCATCGGCATCGGGACGATGATCGGCGCCGGCATCTTCGTGCTCCCGGGCGTCGCGGCGAACGCCGCCGGCCCCATCGTCGTCGTCTCGTTCGTCGTCGGCGGCGTCATCGCGATGGTGAACGCGCTCTCCGTCTCCGAACTCGGCACCGCGATGCCGAAGGCCGGCGGCGGCTACTACTACATCAACAAGGCGCTCGGCCCGATGTTCGGCTCCATCGCCGGCATGGGCGACTGGATGGGGCTGGCGTTCGCCTCCGCGTTCTACTGCATCGGCTTCGGCCAGTACCTCGCCGTCTTCGTCGGCCTCCCCGCCGTCGCGTTCCTCAACCCGATTCAGGTCGGCGCGCTGGTCGCCGGCTTCCTCTTCGTCGGCGTCAACTACATCGGCGCCAAGGAGACCGGCGGCATCCAGACGGTCATCGTCTTCACGCTCCTCTCGATTCTGACCGTCTTCGCGCTCGCGGGCTTCACCACCTTCGACTACGCCACGCTCGTCAGCGAGGGCGGGCTCGCGCCGTACGGCACCGGCGCCATCCTGCCCGCGACCGCGCTCGTGTTCGTCTCCTTCCTCGGGTACGCGAAAATCGCGACCGTCGCCGAGGAACTCAAGAACCCCGGTCGGAACCTCCCCATCGCGATTCTCGGCAGCGTCGGCATCGTCACCGTCGTCTACGCGATTCTGGTGTCCATCATGCTCGGCGTCGTCCCGTGGCCGGAACTCAGCCAGGACGCGCCCGTCGCGCAAGCCGCCGAAATCGCGTTCCCGGCGTCCATCGGCCCGGTCAGCGGCGTCGCAGCAGCCGCAGCCGCCGTCATGACCGTCGGCGCGCTGCTGGCGACCGCGTCGTCGGCGAACGCCTCGATTCTGGCGTCCGCGCGCATCAACTTCGCGATGGGCCGCGACAGAATCGTCACCAACTGGCTCAACGAGATTCACCCCAGCTACGCGACGCCGTACCGCTCGATTCTCGTCACCGGCGGCCTCATCGTCGTGTTCATCGCGGCGCTCGGCCAGGACATCGAGGTGCTGTCGAAGGCCGCCAGCGTCCTCCACCTCATCGTGTACGCGCTGATGAACGTCGCGCTCATCGTCTTCCGGGAGGCCGACGTCCCCGAGTACGACCCCGACTTCACCGTGCCGTTCTACCCCGTGACGCCGATCCTCGGCGCGGCGCTGTCGCTGGGCCTCGTGGCGTTCATGGACGCCCGAGAGATCGCGCTGGCGGCGGCGTTCGTCGCCGCGGCGCTGGCGTGGTACTTCCTGTACGCGCGCAGCGAGACGACCGAGCGGGGCGTGCTCTCGAACTACATCCGGCGCCGCGAGGACGACCTCCCCGACCAGGTCGTCGAGGCCGCCGACTCCGTCGCGCCGACTGGCGAGGAGGGACCGACGGTCATGGTCGCACTGTCGAACCCGCGCACGGAGAGCGCGCTCATCACGCTCGCGGGCGCGCTCGCCGAACACGAGGGCGGCCGCGTCCTCGCCACGCACGTCGTCACCGTGCCCGACCAGACGTCGCTGGAGACCGCCGCCGAGCGCCGCGCGGAGCTGGACGCCACCTCCGCAGAGCTGCTCTCAGCGGCGAAAGCGGACGCGGAGGCGTTCGACGTCCCCATCGAGACGCAGACGATTCTCTCCCACCGCGGCATCGAGGAGGTGTTCGACGCCGCGCGGTCCAACGACGCCGACGCGGTCGTGATGGGGTACGGCGGCGCCCAGCTCGCGGGCGGCCGCGCCGAGGGCGCGCTCGACGAACTCACCCACGACCTGCCCTGTGACTTCCTCGTGTTCGACGGCCAGGAGTTCGACCTCTCGGACGTCCTCGTGCCGACTGCGGGCGGCCCGTCTTCGGACCTCTCCGCGGAGGTCGCGCGCGCCCTCCGGGAGACCGTCGGCGTTGACGTCTCGCTGCTACACGTCGTCGACGAGGGCGGGGCGGACGCCGGCCGCGAGTTCCTCGCGGACTGGGCGGCGAGCCACCAGCTCGAAGACGCGGACCTCCGCGTCGAGGTCGGCGGCGTCGAGGAGACGATCAGCGAACTCGCTCCCGCGTACAGCCTGGTCGTCGTCGGCGCGACCGAGCGCGGCCTGCTGTCGCGCATCGTCCGCGGGTCGCTGGCGTTCGACACCATCGAGCGCTTGGAGACGCCGGTCCTGTTGACCGAGCGCCCGTCCGCGCGCTCCCTCCGGGAGCGGCTGTTCGGTCGGTGGTAG
- a CDS encoding universal stress protein, whose translation MNGRETDGEPLLAHVLVPVANEDDAAATATALEPYDPGQVTALHVVEKGDGVPDKTPVEQSEQVAADAFAAVRAVFPDADDHTAYARDVVGAIFDAADEVDASAVAYRSRGGNRLVQFLSGDHSLKLVTQADRPVIALPRTDTDE comes from the coding sequence ATGAACGGGCGCGAAACCGACGGTGAACCGCTGCTCGCACACGTCCTCGTCCCGGTGGCCAACGAGGACGACGCGGCAGCCACCGCGACCGCACTCGAACCGTACGACCCCGGACAGGTGACCGCGCTGCACGTCGTCGAGAAGGGCGACGGCGTCCCGGACAAGACGCCGGTCGAACAGTCCGAACAGGTGGCGGCCGACGCGTTCGCCGCGGTCCGCGCCGTCTTCCCGGACGCCGACGACCACACCGCCTACGCCCGCGACGTCGTCGGCGCCATCTTCGACGCCGCCGACGAGGTCGACGCGTCCGCCGTCGCGTACCGCTCCCGCGGCGGCAACCGCCTCGTGCAGTTCCTGTCGGGCGACCACTCGCTGAAGCTCGTCACGCAGGCCGACCGCCCCGTAATCGCGCTGCCGCGAACCGACACAGACGAATGA